In Nitrosophilus labii, the following proteins share a genomic window:
- the istB gene encoding IS21-like element helper ATPase IstB: MSSNKSIQKKSISYEAASIDERIKEYALIFRLPAIQESYSYIAEQSMKENLSYTRFLLKLFEYEYEKKIQRSKETTLRLAGFPKVKTLEMFDFKSSSVDKNMINELSTLRFIDNAENILLIGPSGVGKTHLAIALGYIATQNRIKTRFITAADLLLQLEIAQQAGRLNDYFKKVINIPKLLIIDEFGYIKLNENQANLFFQVINKRYESGSIIITSNLNFTKFKEVLNNDEALTTAILDRLIHHSHILNIQGESYRLKQKRKAGIFTGLNS; the protein is encoded by the coding sequence ATGAGTAGCAATAAATCAATACAAAAAAAGAGCATATCATATGAAGCAGCCTCTATAGATGAAAGAATAAAAGAGTATGCCCTAATTTTCAGATTACCGGCAATACAAGAGAGCTACTCATATATCGCAGAACAGTCTATGAAAGAGAATCTCTCATATACCCGGTTTTTATTGAAACTATTTGAGTATGAGTATGAAAAAAAGATTCAAAGGTCCAAAGAAACCACTCTTAGATTGGCGGGATTTCCAAAGGTTAAAACTTTAGAGATGTTTGACTTTAAAAGCTCATCTGTAGATAAAAATATGATAAATGAACTATCTACTCTAAGGTTTATAGATAATGCCGAAAATATCCTGCTTATTGGTCCAAGCGGTGTAGGAAAAACCCATCTTGCCATAGCCTTGGGATATATAGCAACACAAAATAGAATAAAGACCAGGTTTATTACCGCTGCAGATCTGCTATTGCAGCTTGAAATAGCCCAGCAGGCAGGCAGATTGAACGACTATTTTAAAAAAGTGATAAATATCCCAAAACTCTTGATAATAGATGAATTTGGATATATAAAACTAAATGAAAATCAGGCCAACCTCTTTTTCCAGGTAATCAACAAAAGATACGAGAGCGGCTCGATCATAATCACATCCAATCTTAACTTTACCAAATTCAAGGAGGTACTTAACAATGATGAAGCATTGACTACTGCAATACTTGATAGACTTATTCATCACAGTCATATCTTAAACATTCAGGGTGAAAGCTATAGGCTTAAGCAAAAAAGAAAAGCAGGTATTTTTACAGGGTTAAACAGTTAG
- a CDS encoding IS256 family transposase codes for MVHFYIAEVVHFWVAVDKRGIEKIALLVSDAHLGIQKAFKESFIGASWQRCKVHFMRNILAHVPPKAKEKFAAKLKTIWLQESKKDAFMIAQMIIEEFRKKFPEAIEVFQEGLEDSLQFYHFPQIDKRRISSTNILERINKEIRRRSKVVSIFPSRESYLRLIATYLMEYTEDWEIERSYIHPQKLQEVMEIYEAQLKAA; via the coding sequence GTGGTGCATTTTTACATTGCCGAAGTGGTACATTTTTGGGTTGCTGTTGACAAAAGAGGCATAGAAAAGATTGCCCTTCTTGTCAGTGATGCACATTTAGGGATTCAAAAGGCTTTCAAAGAGAGTTTTATTGGCGCATCATGGCAACGGTGTAAAGTCCATTTTATGCGTAATATCCTGGCTCATGTTCCACCTAAAGCAAAAGAGAAATTTGCAGCCAAACTTAAAACTATTTGGCTACAAGAGAGCAAAAAAGATGCATTCATGATAGCACAGATGATTATAGAGGAGTTTCGCAAAAAATTCCCTGAAGCAATTGAAGTGTTTCAAGAAGGACTAGAAGATTCACTGCAGTTTTATCACTTCCCGCAAATTGATAAAAGGAGGATAAGTTCTACCAATATACTTGAGAGAATAAACAAAGAGATCAGAAGAAGATCAAAAGTTGTCTCAATATTTCCATCAAGAGAGTCTTATCTCAGGCTCATTGCTACATACTTGATGGAGTACACTGAAGACTGGGAGATTGAGAGAAGTTATATTCATCCACAAAAGCTTCAAGAGGTGATGGAAATCTATGAAGCGCAGCTTAAAGCTGCTTGA
- a CDS encoding transposase: protein MVTSTAKREAVKMMMSHKISQQRACKEIGISRSQFVYEPKQPKKDKPLRDLLKSISEIYPRFGYGRIAVMLSWRLKETINIKRVYRIWYMLNLQLPKKRPKRKRLETNPIKMCSQHTNHVWSSDRAANGQKLKSITNSVIGPTFWSRSMEKMNLQKESH from the coding sequence GTGGTAACGTCCACTGCAAAAAGAGAAGCTGTAAAAATGATGATGAGTCATAAGATATCCCAGCAGCGGGCATGCAAAGAGATAGGTATTAGCCGTTCCCAGTTTGTATATGAACCCAAGCAACCTAAGAAAGACAAACCTTTGAGGGATTTACTCAAAAGTATAAGTGAAATCTATCCACGCTTTGGATACGGGCGTATAGCGGTAATGCTAAGCTGGCGATTAAAAGAGACCATAAATATCAAAAGAGTATATCGGATATGGTATATGCTAAACCTCCAACTTCCAAAGAAGAGACCAAAAAGAAAAAGACTAGAAACCAATCCAATAAAAATGTGTTCACAACATACAAATCATGTATGGAGTAGTGATAGAGCTGCCAATGGACAAAAGCTTAAATCAATTACTAACTCTGTAATTGGACCCACTTTTTGGAGCAGGTCAATGGAGAAAATGAATTTGCAAAAAGAATCACATTAA
- a CDS encoding S8 family serine peptidase yields MRNSFLKKLIANSLVLFAISFNGCGGGGNSNEPVSSANETNEESKSIISNYVLLGPIAEANVSIKIIDEDFDFNTTTSSFNQSITEYSWPDLPAGIFEIDFENFPVNSDGLVYIEVTNGYDVDVDDDLNIDSSFKNLKGIINGYVLLSDLKEGKVIVNALTTWAAHKVKELKLKNSTEIVNFLNAFAKDIFRLSVNEDDIIDYRDIYSYIPSNTENNFFKNPRLYIQLLENNFTQAILNDENLTEVLLSDVDGDNLTLEEELLIGTNPLNRDSDNDGLYDNIEIQNGLNPTISDTDYDFLSDYTEFYGETNATASDSDNDFIPDGVELLEGLDPLNQDEDNTGIVDGLEGDPLFYLQWHIDSRGLSVSNTKGVSTIIGNDLDILNVYHNFVGKHDGYETVIQVVDTGVEKDHEDLYVDLNRSFNSVTKTNDPTPTSNVSTIDKSSPLVVGHGTAVAGIIAARARNGKGVRGVVPYATIAGSNWLENQSLEDLEYLWYSADWANDILVSNNSWGAYFLNDKSFETILELATSDLRDKKGRIFTVPSGNDRENYGNANLSYLANNRYVITVAALNHENKFASYSNPGSNILVSAYGGEYYYIAPTIATTLLMGRSYYESELNGEIGAITVDEDTGRNYTFAMNGTSAATPMVSGVIALVLEACPDLTWRDVKWLIASTAKKIDENDSHWIQNDAGLWHNINYGFGLINPSKMIEKCKSPYYELLPEEINASITLSNLEISIPDNNTTISKSVYFKDNFVTEWVGLTIDTDHTYSGDLEIALTSPSGTRTLIITPNEINYDGYNGGFRFSSLAFMGEKSEGYWKVEITDRLEGDSGTLNSITLEIFGHKE; encoded by the coding sequence TTGAGAAATAGTTTTCTAAAAAAGTTGATAGCAAACAGCCTTGTGCTGTTTGCTATAAGTTTTAATGGATGTGGGGGAGGAGGAAATAGTAATGAACCGGTATCATCAGCTAATGAAACAAATGAAGAATCTAAATCAATAATTTCCAATTATGTATTGTTAGGGCCGATTGCCGAAGCTAACGTTTCTATTAAAATAATAGATGAAGATTTTGATTTTAATACTACTACCTCATCTTTTAATCAATCTATAACAGAATATAGTTGGCCAGATTTACCTGCGGGTATTTTTGAGATAGATTTTGAAAACTTTCCTGTAAATAGTGATGGATTAGTATATATTGAAGTGACGAACGGTTATGATGTAGATGTTGATGATGATTTAAATATTGATAGTTCTTTTAAAAATTTAAAAGGGATTATAAATGGATATGTTTTACTATCAGATTTAAAAGAGGGTAAAGTAATTGTTAATGCTCTTACTACCTGGGCAGCTCATAAAGTAAAAGAACTTAAACTAAAAAACTCAACCGAAATCGTAAATTTTTTAAATGCTTTTGCAAAAGATATTTTTCGTTTAAGTGTTAATGAAGATGATATTATAGATTATAGAGATATTTACTCATATATTCCTAGCAATACTGAAAATAACTTTTTTAAAAATCCTAGACTTTACATTCAGCTGCTTGAAAACAATTTTACTCAAGCGATATTAAATGATGAAAATCTTACCGAAGTTTTGCTGAGTGATGTGGATGGGGATAATCTTACATTGGAAGAAGAGTTATTGATAGGCACCAATCCATTAAACAGAGATAGCGATAATGATGGATTGTATGATAATATTGAGATTCAAAATGGCCTTAATCCTACAATTTCCGATACAGATTACGATTTTTTAAGTGACTATACAGAGTTTTATGGTGAAACAAATGCAACAGCTTCAGATAGTGACAATGATTTCATACCAGATGGAGTTGAACTTTTAGAAGGTTTAGATCCGTTAAATCAGGATGAAGATAATACCGGTATAGTTGATGGTTTAGAAGGTGATCCTCTATTTTATCTTCAATGGCATATTGATAGTAGAGGATTATCGGTATCAAATACAAAGGGCGTGTCAACTATAATCGGAAACGATTTAGATATCTTAAACGTATATCATAATTTTGTAGGTAAACATGATGGATATGAAACAGTTATTCAAGTAGTTGATACTGGTGTTGAAAAGGATCATGAAGATCTATATGTTGATTTAAATAGATCCTTTAACTCAGTTACAAAAACAAATGATCCTACACCAACTTCAAATGTTTCTACAATAGATAAAAGTTCGCCTTTAGTAGTTGGACATGGTACTGCAGTTGCTGGAATTATTGCGGCAAGGGCTAGAAATGGAAAAGGAGTTAGGGGAGTTGTTCCATATGCTACTATTGCTGGAAGTAATTGGTTAGAAAACCAATCTTTAGAGGACCTTGAATATTTATGGTACAGTGCTGATTGGGCTAATGATATACTTGTAAGTAACAATAGTTGGGGAGCATATTTTTTAAACGATAAAAGTTTTGAAACGATTTTAGAGCTTGCCACATCAGATTTAAGAGATAAAAAAGGTAGAATTTTTACGGTTCCTTCTGGAAATGATAGAGAAAATTATGGCAATGCTAATCTTTCTTATCTAGCAAATAATCGTTATGTTATTACAGTTGCCGCTTTAAATCATGAAAATAAGTTTGCAAGTTATTCTAATCCTGGTAGCAATATTTTAGTTTCTGCGTATGGCGGGGAATATTACTATATAGCACCAACTATAGCTACAACTTTATTAATGGGACGTTCTTATTACGAGAGTGAATTAAACGGAGAAATTGGTGCAATTACCGTAGATGAAGATACTGGACGTAATTATACTTTTGCTATGAATGGCACGAGTGCAGCGACTCCGATGGTTTCTGGCGTAATTGCGTTAGTTCTTGAAGCATGTCCTGATTTAACATGGAGAGATGTTAAGTGGCTTATTGCGAGTACTGCAAAAAAGATAGATGAAAATGATAGTCATTGGATACAAAACGATGCAGGATTATGGCATAACATTAATTACGGTTTTGGGTTAATAAATCCTTCTAAAATGATAGAAAAATGTAAATCCCCTTATTACGAATTGTTGCCGGAAGAGATAAATGCAAGTATTACTTTATCAAATTTGGAAATTTCTATTCCAGATAATAATACCACAATTTCAAAATCAGTATATTTTAAAGACAATTTTGTGACAGAATGGGTAGGATTAACAATAGATACTGATCACACATATTCTGGAGATCTTGAGATAGCATTAACCTCACCATCAGGAACACGTACGCTTATAATTACTCCCAATGAGATTAATTATGATGGGTATAATGGAGGTTTTCGTTTTAGTTCATTGGCTTTTATGGGTGAAAAGAGTGAAGGATACTGGAAAGTTGAAATAACTGATCGGTTAGAAGGGGATAGCGGTACTTTAAACTCAATTACTTTAGAAATATTTGGTCACAAGGAATAA
- a CDS encoding PKD domain-containing protein, with protein sequence MRRFKEKAISFAVALFLLSGCGGGGGGDSTTPTSTPTPTDTTVTTTSTAFVSGTTASATSTTTVGAASSLVPTATTVNDSSAVATLIVDLDNDGVYGSSKDAVYQTAINSDGSFDFGAVEVAENGSKAQLSVEKDNFAPYKKIISLKNGQSVTVNAEMTVPVNTQVVDISDFNATSKQNMFLKLGVSNTISGIKSYAKIMSLNDLKTQADPSFGDTISESVIPLSAFPDSVKLVNAKIKAFDPTKKEDSKYFPGEYKGIGKDSGTMATSEPMQLVSVAFDLISLTDQNGDPIELNASVLTQSKLSPELDYTSCLQTKTRYLSQDQVDMIEAYGDDDNDSTNGFQVPMWYYDAQSGMWRYLGEAEYFAADDPDNTTGSPYVIMCVTENWGEYLNLDYAFALEQPEIVCISAVDQDGNPVDSIRVAAQKETAYEYTYLDSNGTGSISLTSGSVNDYSFYYSGVLTGWTETPIDINSSLKQSNSEGCDYELNLTIENPYSAIVTITAINDDNSTGSGYVNVYNYSYSDYFYKTIYLDSEGKAKVKVKPNTEYTVNYKGTTTTFNVDGIVSGNETADSGKYAYVTIQDVNQPPNTYVYFSPYQISNIAESVNVYISSYDGDGDTINIESLKLNGFELKEGTHYELIDTYSTSGYMYMSIKLLLDNTEVSNIAPNSLAAGTYQLNVVVNDGKNQDTATADLTVNENRAPVVYGAYLLDTDNMYYYITGQIMEGNYTLHAYAYDPDGDMVSLEYTLDGNVVANDEVVQLSKGEHELVVKASDGNLDSNSTFTFYVGNKPPQISMAGANAYMVDISKGETFRLYAYVYDPENDDVNVTAKDSNGSEIVLNQAYPGSNYYVSDEISPANDGILTYAVSATDSSGNVSNTVNVSVEVIRQNQPPIFEKVPTSVTVNVNSSYTFECEATDPEGYEVTYSWSVNDTIYSDSDSTAFTTTFDNSGVYTVSCIATDIEGASSTASATVYVIDPNASGNLVINTQLPGLIVALYDTSTLNIIEEKVTDSTGTAQFNVTGSDRATFSVSVGPDFALTQDMIFSDILQWAIDQGSYLCGEYSPVPDNEKPAECSTLDVCSLYSSNYIPNWLFDFVIANDPDSPTVTADEIDTNNDGSLDSNEIYNAVVDLEDKNGDGKVTWNEFTDENETKIESNFYINVPVRTYNISIDPYYFDDYHHYINDCSTKVNVTVTGFTPYGSIEISGSSYGYISIDANGTGSTTLSYLTPQSDGLYSLFFRYLDSDGNSKFYLLKDKTADEIANITVTPSDFTLIADTKVDIITNNDYLSIIPYYKSLYVNAYTVDYDSNTSQFVRKYVNSPDLTYQISGSKWINDSVTNISYGYEHYNYYGDGTLKQTYNSEDYPYLDITPTFGNDSVGFSGADLAKVNLTKISYSANEYNTTTGESYSAEINFYFTIAPTSVTLPDVSSILPTSVANYFKTSPSYEYLWMEMTEFKNMTEEDFLNAVNDFDFDHHTLYSSGSRRLYIDNLNVDSTLTSQSSTVSNKVERLKTLNPLSIGYDIRKLFEK encoded by the coding sequence ATGAGGCGATTCAAAGAAAAAGCCATAAGTTTTGCAGTGGCGCTGTTCTTACTTAGTGGCTGTGGCGGAGGCGGAGGTGGAGACAGTACGACTCCTACATCAACACCTACACCGACAGATACAACTGTTACGACTACATCTACTGCATTTGTTAGTGGAACAACAGCAAGCGCAACTTCAACAACTACTGTGGGTGCTGCTTCTAGTTTGGTACCGACGGCTACCACGGTTAATGATTCAAGTGCGGTTGCAACTCTTATTGTTGATTTAGATAATGACGGAGTATATGGAAGTAGCAAAGATGCTGTTTATCAAACTGCAATTAATTCTGATGGTTCCTTTGATTTTGGAGCTGTAGAAGTTGCAGAAAATGGTAGTAAGGCACAACTAAGCGTAGAAAAAGATAATTTTGCACCTTATAAAAAGATTATTTCATTAAAAAACGGTCAATCAGTTACCGTAAATGCCGAAATGACGGTGCCTGTTAATACGCAAGTTGTTGATATATCTGACTTTAATGCAACTTCAAAACAGAATATGTTCTTAAAACTAGGTGTATCAAATACAATATCCGGGATTAAGTCTTATGCTAAGATTATGTCTTTAAATGATCTAAAGACACAAGCTGATCCTTCTTTTGGAGATACAATTTCAGAATCGGTTATACCTCTTTCTGCTTTTCCAGATAGTGTTAAATTAGTTAATGCAAAGATAAAGGCGTTTGACCCTACTAAAAAAGAGGATAGCAAATATTTTCCGGGAGAATATAAGGGAATAGGAAAAGATAGTGGAACTATGGCTACTAGTGAGCCTATGCAACTTGTATCAGTAGCATTTGATTTAATATCGCTAACCGATCAGAACGGAGATCCGATAGAACTGAACGCTTCAGTGTTAACGCAATCAAAACTCTCTCCTGAGCTTGATTACACATCTTGTTTACAAACAAAAACAAGATATCTTTCTCAAGATCAAGTTGATATGATAGAAGCTTATGGTGATGACGATAATGATAGTACAAACGGCTTCCAAGTACCTATGTGGTACTATGATGCTCAAAGTGGAATGTGGAGATATTTAGGAGAAGCTGAGTATTTTGCAGCAGATGATCCAGATAATACTACAGGCTCGCCATATGTTATTATGTGCGTAACTGAAAATTGGGGAGAGTATTTAAATCTTGATTATGCATTTGCTTTAGAACAACCTGAAATTGTATGTATTAGTGCGGTTGATCAAGATGGAAATCCAGTCGATTCTATAAGGGTTGCGGCTCAAAAAGAGACGGCCTATGAATATACATATTTAGATAGTAATGGTACTGGTTCCATAAGTTTAACTAGTGGAAGTGTAAATGATTATAGTTTTTATTATTCTGGAGTGCTAACAGGTTGGACAGAGACGCCTATAGATATAAACTCTTCTCTAAAACAATCAAATAGTGAAGGTTGTGATTATGAACTTAACTTAACTATAGAAAATCCTTATAGTGCAATAGTGACTATAACTGCTATAAATGACGATAATTCTACGGGAAGCGGATATGTAAACGTATATAATTATAGTTATAGTGATTATTTTTATAAAACTATTTATTTAGATAGTGAAGGAAAAGCTAAAGTTAAAGTCAAACCTAATACGGAATATACAGTAAATTATAAAGGAACAACCACTACATTTAATGTTGACGGTATAGTTAGTGGAAATGAAACGGCAGATAGTGGAAAATATGCTTACGTAACTATTCAAGATGTGAATCAGCCACCAAATACTTACGTATATTTCTCTCCTTATCAAATAAGTAATATAGCAGAGTCAGTAAACGTTTATATCTCTTCATATGATGGAGATGGAGATACCATAAATATAGAATCATTAAAACTAAACGGTTTTGAATTAAAAGAGGGAACTCATTATGAACTTATAGATACTTACTCGACTAGCGGATATATGTATATGAGTATCAAACTACTTTTAGATAATACGGAAGTAAGTAATATTGCCCCTAATTCTCTTGCAGCTGGGACATATCAGTTAAATGTTGTAGTTAATGATGGTAAAAATCAAGATACTGCAACTGCCGATTTAACCGTTAATGAAAACAGAGCCCCAGTTGTTTATGGAGCATATTTATTAGATACTGATAATATGTACTACTATATTACTGGTCAGATTATGGAAGGAAACTACACCTTACATGCGTATGCGTATGATCCTGACGGTGATATGGTTTCATTGGAGTATACACTTGATGGAAATGTAGTAGCTAATGATGAAGTTGTACAGCTAAGTAAAGGGGAACACGAACTTGTTGTTAAAGCAAGTGACGGTAATTTAGATAGTAACTCTACATTTACTTTTTATGTTGGAAATAAACCTCCGCAAATTTCTATGGCGGGTGCAAATGCTTATATGGTAGATATAAGTAAAGGGGAAACATTTAGGTTGTATGCGTATGTATATGATCCTGAAAATGATGATGTAAATGTTACCGCAAAAGATAGTAATGGTTCTGAAATTGTGTTAAATCAGGCCTATCCTGGTAGTAACTATTATGTTTCTGATGAGATAAGTCCTGCAAATGACGGTATATTGACATATGCTGTATCAGCTACTGATAGTAGTGGTAACGTTAGTAATACTGTAAATGTTTCTGTAGAAGTTATTAGGCAAAATCAGCCGCCAATTTTTGAAAAAGTTCCAACTTCAGTTACTGTAAATGTTAATAGTTCATATACTTTTGAATGTGAAGCTACAGATCCAGAAGGATATGAGGTTACATATAGTTGGAGTGTAAATGATACCATTTATAGCGATAGTGATAGTACTGCATTTACAACTACCTTCGACAATTCCGGTGTTTATACGGTCAGTTGTATCGCTACAGATATTGAAGGTGCATCAAGTACTGCATCGGCAACAGTTTATGTAATAGATCCGAACGCCTCTGGTAATTTGGTTATTAATACACAATTACCTGGATTGATTGTGGCGCTTTATGATACTTCTACTTTAAATATCATAGAAGAAAAAGTTACTGATAGTACAGGAACTGCTCAATTTAACGTTACTGGTAGCGATAGAGCAACCTTTTCAGTTTCTGTAGGTCCTGATTTTGCATTAACGCAAGATATGATTTTTAGTGATATCTTGCAATGGGCTATAGATCAAGGTTCATATCTATGTGGAGAATATAGTCCTGTTCCAGATAATGAAAAACCTGCCGAATGTTCAACTTTGGATGTTTGTTCACTTTACTCTTCAAATTATATTCCAAACTGGTTATTTGATTTCGTTATCGCAAATGATCCAGATTCTCCAACAGTTACTGCCGATGAAATAGATACTAACAACGACGGTTCATTAGATAGTAACGAAATATATAATGCGGTAGTAGATCTAGAAGATAAGAATGGAGATGGTAAAGTTACCTGGAATGAATTTACAGATGAAAATGAAACTAAGATTGAGAGTAATTTTTACATCAACGTTCCTGTTAGGACGTATAATATTTCTATAGACCCATACTATTTTGATGACTACCACCATTATATAAATGACTGTTCTACTAAAGTCAATGTCACGGTAACCGGTTTTACTCCTTATGGAAGTATCGAAATTTCCGGTAGTAGTTACGGTTATATATCTATAGATGCAAACGGAACAGGAAGCACAACTCTATCTTATTTGACTCCTCAATCAGATGGTTTGTATTCGTTGTTTTTCAGATATTTGGATAGTGATGGAAATAGCAAATTTTATCTTTTGAAAGATAAAACTGCAGATGAAATCGCAAATATAACAGTAACACCGAGTGATTTTACTTTAATCGCCGATACTAAGGTCGATATTATTACAAATAACGACTATTTAAGTATAATTCCATACTATAAGTCGTTGTATGTAAATGCATACACCGTCGATTATGACAGCAATACTAGTCAGTTTGTTAGAAAATACGTTAATAGTCCGGATTTAACTTATCAAATAAGTGGTTCTAAATGGATTAACGACAGCGTTACTAACATATCTTACGGATATGAACATTATAATTATTACGGTGACGGTACTTTGAAGCAAACTTACAATTCGGAAGATTATCCATATTTGGATATCACTCCTACTTTTGGTAACGATAGTGTAGGGTTTAGTGGAGCAGATCTGGCTAAAGTTAATTTGACAAAAATAAGTTACAGTGCTAATGAGTACAATACTACTACCGGTGAAAGCTACAGTGCAGAGATTAATTTTTACTTTACGATAGCTCCAACGTCTGTAACATTACCTGATGTTAGCTCAATACTGCCGACATCAGTGGCAAATTACTTTAAAACCTCTCCATCATACGAGTATTTATGGATGGAGATGACAGAATTTAAAAATATGACAGAAGAGGACTTTTTAAATGCCGTTAACGACTTCGATTTTGATCATCATACATTATATTCTAGTGGAAGTAGAAGATTGTATATAGATAACTTAAATGTTGATTCGACGTTAACTTCACAATCTTCAACTGTATCTAATAAAGTTGAAAGATTAAAAACGTTAAATCCTCTAAGTATAGGTTACGATATAAGGAAGCTATTTGAGAAATAG
- a CDS encoding 5'-methylthioadenosine/S-adenosylhomocysteine nucleosidase family protein yields the protein MKFITCSLYYEAKPFLEKFSLSLIHKKPFYIYKGNNIILVITGIGSINAATAVTYMFTLYPPTKKDTLINVGIAAGKKKFMIGEIVSVKKVIDKCSNKVYFLKNNINIKLQQVSCLTVYKEQTESIKYDIADMESSGIVIASKKFGINPIIFKIISDYFEPQKVSKENIYCLINNKVNIIGNFLNKL from the coding sequence ATGAAATTTATAACATGCTCTTTATATTATGAGGCTAAACCTTTTTTAGAAAAATTCTCATTATCTTTAATTCATAAAAAACCCTTTTACATTTATAAAGGTAACAATATTATTTTAGTAATAACCGGGATAGGTTCTATAAATGCGGCTACAGCTGTTACATATATGTTTACACTGTATCCTCCTACAAAAAAAGATACGCTTATTAACGTAGGAATTGCTGCCGGTAAAAAAAAATTTATGATAGGTGAGATTGTTTCGGTGAAAAAAGTTATTGATAAATGCTCAAATAAGGTATATTTTCTTAAAAACAATATTAATATCAAATTGCAACAAGTTTCATGTTTAACAGTTTATAAAGAACAGACAGAAAGTATAAAATACGATATTGCAGATATGGAATCGTCTGGAATAGTAATAGCTTCAAAAAAATTTGGGATTAATCCCATAATTTTTAAAATAATATCAGACTATTTTGAACCTCAAAAAGTGTCAAAAGAAAATATTTATTGTTTAATAAATAATAAAGTTAATATAATAGGAAATTTTTTAAATAAATTGTAG
- a CDS encoding cation diffusion facilitator family transporter, which produces MTLQKSATVVASIVAGVLVIIKLIVGILSGSAAVLASAIDSILDIFVSLFNYFAIHKSEKAPSEKFNYGLGKIEALAAVIEGTIITVSGFFIFYKGVINIIEDKKIEYLDSSIVVMIISIVLTGGLVIFLNKVYEKTKNMVVKSDALHYKTDLFSNSAVLASLIIVYFTGWDFIDGIFGIAIAIYIIKEAYELIKDGVLMLLDASLDEETVEKIKEIITKQPEVNGYHFLKTRRSGSDNFVDVHIVFTPDISLLAAHRVSDKIEEEIKKIDPKAKWHFTIHLDPYDDFEMH; this is translated from the coding sequence ATGACACTACAAAAAAGTGCTACAGTCGTTGCGAGTATCGTTGCAGGGGTTTTAGTTATAATAAAACTGATTGTTGGTATTCTTAGCGGTTCTGCAGCAGTTCTTGCAAGTGCAATTGACTCCATTTTAGATATATTTGTCTCTTTATTTAACTATTTTGCTATTCACAAATCTGAAAAAGCACCAAGTGAAAAATTCAATTATGGTCTTGGAAAGATAGAAGCTTTGGCAGCCGTAATAGAAGGAACCATTATCACTGTTTCAGGCTTTTTTATATTTTATAAAGGTGTTATAAATATCATAGAAGATAAAAAGATAGAGTATCTTGATAGCTCTATCGTAGTTATGATAATCTCTATCGTACTAACCGGCGGACTTGTTATATTTTTAAATAAAGTTTACGAAAAAACTAAAAATATGGTTGTAAAATCGGATGCTTTGCACTACAAAACCGACCTTTTTAGTAATTCTGCTGTTTTAGCCTCTTTAATTATAGTATATTTTACAGGATGGGATTTCATAGATGGAATTTTTGGTATAGCTATAGCAATATATATTATAAAAGAGGCTTATGAGCTTATAAAAGATGGGGTTTTGATGCTACTTGATGCCTCTTTGGACGAGGAGACTGTAGAAAAAATCAAAGAGATAATAACAAAACAACCAGAAGTTAACGGATATCACTTCTTAAAAACTAGAAGGTCGGGTAGTGATAACTTTGTCGACGTTCATATAGTCTTTACTCCCGATATATCTCTTTTAGCCGCTCATAGAGTCTCTGACAAAATCGAAGAAGAGATAAAAAAGATTGATCCAAAAGCCAAATGGCACTTTACGATTCATCTAGATCCGTATGATGATTTTGAAATGCATTAA